A stretch of Lepidochelys kempii isolate rLepKem1 chromosome 14, rLepKem1.hap2, whole genome shotgun sequence DNA encodes these proteins:
- the SAPCD1 gene encoding suppressor APC domain-containing protein 1 isoform X5: MTSLVASPPPAAPEDPALGLAPRLPRPFLRSLRTLFEILDEQRSGAVHLSEIESRWGRGGPGLSPPGGPQHELLPPGVLPALQQVAGPSGGFLSFPCLVAGLRIALLRDQEEEQGPRAEAAETGHNSAQERTSGGQTREGEPRGVTRSRSINSALSQAGQPRSLRVPKEPRRHTITHGIDYGALQRRQAQERERDALLQGLDLAERLRGWYRRHLLEAQRKQEQVGAEPDYFPDSCPNQSCLLLAKIQEVNLGLRNLLASPGKADPRPCFPSSRFGAPLVQAGKQQALQQQAVSVLKEQNRLLIKPGGEARRQHHPLAARGARASHPGGRLRGQANMAARA; the protein is encoded by the exons ATGACCTCCCTggttgcctcccctccccctgctgcccccgaGGATCCTGCCCTGGGCCTGGCCCCACGGCTGCCCCGGCCCTTCCTCCGTAGCCTCCGGACCCTCTTCGAGATCCTGGACGAGCAGCGGAGTGGGGCCGTGCACCTGTCGGAGATCGAGAGCcgctggggccgggggggcccGGGCCTGAGCCCCCCGGGGGGGCCACAGCATGAGCTCCTGCCCCCCGGGGtgctgcctgccctgcagcaggtgGCAGGGCCCAGCGGGGGGTTCCTGAGCTTCCCCTGCCTAGTGGCGGGGCTGAGAATCGCGCTGCTCCGggaccaggaggaggagcaggggcccAGGGCGGAGGCGGCTGAGACCGGACACAACTCGGCGCAGGAGAGGACAAGCGGGGGCCAGACAC GCGAGGGGGAGCCGAGGGGCGTGACCCGATCTCGCAGCATCAACAGCGCCCTGAGCCAGGCGGGGCAGCCCCGGAGCCTCCGAGTCCCGAAGGAGCCGCGACGCCACACGATCACCCACGGCATCGACTACGGGGCA ctgcagcgCCGGCAGGCCCAGGAGCGGGAGCGGGACgcgctgctgcaggggctggatcTCGCCGAGCGCCTGCGGGGCTGGTACCGGCGCCACCTGCTGGAGGCCCAGCGCAAGCAGGAGCAGGTGGGGGCGGAGCCG gaTTATTTCCCAGATTCCTGCCCCAATCAgagctgcctcctgctggccaagATCCAGGAGGTGAATCTCGGGCTGCGAAACCTACTAGCCAGCCCTGGAAAG GCTGACCCTCGCCCCTGCTTCCCCTCCAGCCGGTTTGGGGCCCCCCTTGTCCAGGCGGGGAAGCAGCAGGCATTGCAGCAGCAAGCCGTGAGCGTGCTGAAGGAGCAGAACCGGCTCCTCATCAAG CCAGGAGGTGAGGCAAGGAGGCAGCACCACCCACTGGCCGCCCGAGGAGCCCGCGCTTCCCATCCTGGGGGGCGGCTG
- the SAPCD1 gene encoding suppressor APC domain-containing protein 1 isoform X6, with amino-acid sequence MTSLVASPPPAAPEDPALGLAPRLPRPFLRSLRTLFEILDEQRSGAVHLSEIESRWGRGGPGLSPPGGPQHELLPPGVLPALQQVAGPSGGFLSFPCLVAGLRIALLRDQEEEQGPRAEAAETGHNSAQERTSGGQTREGEPRGVTRSRSINSALSQAGQPRSLRVPKEPRRHTITHGIDYGALQRRQAQERERDALLQGLDLAERLRGWYRRHLLEAQRKQEQVGAEPDYFPDSCPNQSCLLLAKIQEVNLGLRNLLASPGKADPRPCFPSSRFGAPLVQAGKQQALQQQAVSVLKEQNRLLIKAARR; translated from the exons ATGACCTCCCTggttgcctcccctccccctgctgcccccgaGGATCCTGCCCTGGGCCTGGCCCCACGGCTGCCCCGGCCCTTCCTCCGTAGCCTCCGGACCCTCTTCGAGATCCTGGACGAGCAGCGGAGTGGGGCCGTGCACCTGTCGGAGATCGAGAGCcgctggggccgggggggcccGGGCCTGAGCCCCCCGGGGGGGCCACAGCATGAGCTCCTGCCCCCCGGGGtgctgcctgccctgcagcaggtgGCAGGGCCCAGCGGGGGGTTCCTGAGCTTCCCCTGCCTAGTGGCGGGGCTGAGAATCGCGCTGCTCCGggaccaggaggaggagcaggggcccAGGGCGGAGGCGGCTGAGACCGGACACAACTCGGCGCAGGAGAGGACAAGCGGGGGCCAGACAC GCGAGGGGGAGCCGAGGGGCGTGACCCGATCTCGCAGCATCAACAGCGCCCTGAGCCAGGCGGGGCAGCCCCGGAGCCTCCGAGTCCCGAAGGAGCCGCGACGCCACACGATCACCCACGGCATCGACTACGGGGCA ctgcagcgCCGGCAGGCCCAGGAGCGGGAGCGGGACgcgctgctgcaggggctggatcTCGCCGAGCGCCTGCGGGGCTGGTACCGGCGCCACCTGCTGGAGGCCCAGCGCAAGCAGGAGCAGGTGGGGGCGGAGCCG gaTTATTTCCCAGATTCCTGCCCCAATCAgagctgcctcctgctggccaagATCCAGGAGGTGAATCTCGGGCTGCGAAACCTACTAGCCAGCCCTGGAAAG GCTGACCCTCGCCCCTGCTTCCCCTCCAGCCGGTTTGGGGCCCCCCTTGTCCAGGCGGGGAAGCAGCAGGCATTGCAGCAGCAAGCCGTGAGCGTGCTGAAGGAGCAGAACCGGCTCCTCATCAAG GCAGCCAGGAGGTGA
- the SAPCD1 gene encoding suppressor APC domain-containing protein 1 isoform X7, with product MTSLVASPPPAAPEDPALGLAPRLPRPFLRSLRTLFEILDEQRSGAVHLSEIESRWGRGGPGLSPPGGPQHELLPPGVLPALQQVAGPSGGFLSFPCLVAGLRIALLRDQEEEQGPRAEAAETGHNSAQERTSGGQTREGEPRGVTRSRSINSALSQAGQPRSLRVPKEPRRHTITHGIDYGALQRRQAQERERDALLQGLDLAERLRGWYRRHLLEAQRKQEQVGAEPDYFPDSCPNQSCLLLAKIQEVNLGLRNLLASPGKPVWGPPCPGGEAAGIAAASRERAEGAEPAPHQARR from the exons ATGACCTCCCTggttgcctcccctccccctgctgcccccgaGGATCCTGCCCTGGGCCTGGCCCCACGGCTGCCCCGGCCCTTCCTCCGTAGCCTCCGGACCCTCTTCGAGATCCTGGACGAGCAGCGGAGTGGGGCCGTGCACCTGTCGGAGATCGAGAGCcgctggggccgggggggcccGGGCCTGAGCCCCCCGGGGGGGCCACAGCATGAGCTCCTGCCCCCCGGGGtgctgcctgccctgcagcaggtgGCAGGGCCCAGCGGGGGGTTCCTGAGCTTCCCCTGCCTAGTGGCGGGGCTGAGAATCGCGCTGCTCCGggaccaggaggaggagcaggggcccAGGGCGGAGGCGGCTGAGACCGGACACAACTCGGCGCAGGAGAGGACAAGCGGGGGCCAGACAC GCGAGGGGGAGCCGAGGGGCGTGACCCGATCTCGCAGCATCAACAGCGCCCTGAGCCAGGCGGGGCAGCCCCGGAGCCTCCGAGTCCCGAAGGAGCCGCGACGCCACACGATCACCCACGGCATCGACTACGGGGCA ctgcagcgCCGGCAGGCCCAGGAGCGGGAGCGGGACgcgctgctgcaggggctggatcTCGCCGAGCGCCTGCGGGGCTGGTACCGGCGCCACCTGCTGGAGGCCCAGCGCAAGCAGGAGCAGGTGGGGGCGGAGCCG gaTTATTTCCCAGATTCCTGCCCCAATCAgagctgcctcctgctggccaagATCCAGGAGGTGAATCTCGGGCTGCGAAACCTACTAGCCAGCCCTGGAAAG CCGGTTTGGGGCCCCCCTTGTCCAGGCGGGGAAGCAGCAGGCATTGCAGCAGCAAGCCGTGAGCGTGCTGAAGGAGCAGAACCGGCTCCTCATCAAG CCAGGAGGTGA